A stretch of Desulfotalea psychrophila LSv54 DNA encodes these proteins:
- a CDS encoding TRAP transporter substrate-binding protein, protein MKHFSRKCISTIGGIALSASLATSALATSWDMPTPYPDATFHTQNIALFAEDVKKATDGKLVIKLHTAGSLFKHPEIKNAVRGGQVPIGEFFMSLLGNENPIFAADSQPFLATNYDDAKKLWNAQKPIVAKLLDKQGLMPLFSVAWPPQGLYTQKAINRVGDIKGIKFRTYNATSEKLANKLGAAPTQVEVPDIPQAFSTGRVAAMITSPSTGANSKAWDFVEDFTDIQAWLPKNIVVINKRAFRRLDKETQTALLQAGAKAELRGWEMSKKETETKIQVMKDNGMNIIQPSPELMSGFKVIGNEIVTEWEKEAGPAGTELLSTYRK, encoded by the coding sequence ATGAAACATTTTTCCAGAAAATGTATTTCAACCATCGGTGGCATCGCCCTCTCGGCAAGCCTTGCCACAAGTGCCCTTGCCACCTCATGGGATATGCCGACACCTTACCCGGACGCCACCTTCCACACCCAGAATATCGCCCTCTTTGCCGAAGATGTGAAAAAAGCCACCGACGGCAAACTTGTTATCAAATTGCACACGGCAGGATCCCTCTTTAAACATCCTGAAATCAAAAATGCCGTTCGTGGTGGGCAGGTGCCCATCGGTGAATTCTTCATGTCTCTTCTCGGTAACGAAAACCCCATCTTCGCAGCTGACTCGCAACCATTTCTGGCCACAAACTATGACGATGCAAAAAAGTTATGGAATGCACAAAAGCCCATCGTGGCGAAACTCCTCGACAAGCAAGGACTGATGCCACTTTTTTCTGTGGCATGGCCACCTCAGGGACTCTATACCCAAAAGGCAATCAACAGGGTTGGCGACATAAAGGGCATTAAGTTTCGTACCTATAACGCCACCTCCGAAAAACTGGCAAACAAACTTGGAGCCGCACCTACCCAGGTAGAGGTTCCTGATATCCCACAAGCATTTTCCACCGGACGAGTTGCAGCCATGATCACATCTCCTTCAACGGGCGCAAACTCCAAGGCGTGGGACTTTGTAGAAGATTTCACCGATATCCAGGCCTGGCTCCCCAAAAACATTGTTGTTATTAACAAGCGGGCCTTCCGCAGACTAGATAAAGAGACCCAAACAGCACTCCTCCAAGCAGGAGCAAAGGCAGAATTACGCGGCTGGGAGATGAGCAAAAAAGAGACAGAGACCAAGATCCAGGTGATGAAGGATAACGGCATGAACATTATCCAACCATCCCCGGAACTCATGTCAGGCTTCAAAGTCATTGGTAATGAAATTGTTACTGAATGGGAAAAAGAGGCAGGTCCTGCCGGAACAGAACTTCTGAGCACCTACAGAAAATAA